A DNA window from Streptomyces sp. 71268 contains the following coding sequences:
- a CDS encoding L-aspartate oxidase, protein MPGAGPRLHAPAPGWAIDADVVVVGSGVAGLTVALRCAAAGASVTVVTKARLDDGSTRWAQGGVAAALGEGDTPEQHEADTLVAGAGLCDQRAVRAMVTEGPGAVHRLIGTGARFDSDADTGEILLTREGGHHRRRIVHAGGDATGAEISRALVDAVRAAGTPGTAGAAPGGGRVETIENALVLDLLTDEAGRAAGVTLHVMGEGRRDGVGAVRARAVVLATGGMGQVFSATTNPPVSTGDGVALALRAGAEVSDLEFVQFHPTVLWLGPEAEGQQPLVSEAVRGEGAYLVDDEGTRFMVGQHELAELAPRDIVAKGIMRRMMERGADHVFLDARHFGAAMWEQRFPTILAACRAHGIDPVTEPIPVAPAAHHASGGVRTDLRGRTTVAGLYACGEVACTGVHGANRLASNSLLEGLVFAERMAADIATQLAAPAAAPQAAPGQPARSQTAPSQAPPEPAPASARAGAPEPAPARADAPAATPLLAPEARFTVQRVMTAGAGVLRSAETLSRAAEQLDRLHEDAARALEVDGKTAEPGVESWEATNLLLVARALVAAALRRAETRGCHWREDRPDRDDAAWARHLMVTLRPDRTLAVHATAGTAFPPVHHGPETGPGTETGPGPGLETSPGPDRAAVPDPPAAASAPGPSPSPADDVSTNEPTQES, encoded by the coding sequence GTGCCCGGGGCGGGCCCGCGGCTGCACGCGCCCGCGCCCGGGTGGGCGATCGACGCCGACGTGGTGGTCGTCGGCTCCGGCGTGGCCGGGTTGACGGTCGCGCTGCGCTGCGCCGCCGCGGGCGCCTCGGTCACCGTCGTCACCAAGGCCCGGCTGGACGACGGCTCGACGCGCTGGGCGCAGGGCGGTGTCGCCGCGGCGCTGGGCGAGGGGGACACCCCCGAGCAGCACGAGGCCGACACGCTCGTCGCCGGCGCCGGGCTCTGCGACCAGCGGGCCGTGCGCGCCATGGTCACCGAGGGGCCCGGCGCCGTGCACCGGCTGATCGGCACCGGGGCCCGCTTCGACAGCGACGCCGACACCGGCGAGATCCTGCTCACCCGCGAGGGCGGCCACCACCGCCGCCGCATCGTGCACGCGGGAGGCGACGCGACCGGGGCGGAGATATCCCGCGCCCTGGTGGACGCCGTCCGCGCGGCCGGCACGCCCGGGACGGCCGGCGCCGCGCCGGGCGGGGGTCGCGTCGAGACCATCGAGAACGCCCTCGTCCTCGACCTGCTGACCGACGAGGCCGGCCGGGCCGCGGGCGTGACCCTGCACGTCATGGGGGAGGGCCGGCGGGACGGCGTCGGGGCCGTGCGGGCGCGGGCGGTCGTGCTGGCCACCGGCGGCATGGGCCAGGTCTTCTCGGCCACCACCAACCCGCCCGTCTCCACCGGCGACGGCGTCGCGCTCGCGCTGCGGGCCGGGGCCGAGGTCTCGGACCTGGAGTTCGTCCAGTTCCACCCGACGGTGCTCTGGCTCGGCCCGGAGGCAGAGGGGCAGCAGCCGCTGGTCTCCGAGGCGGTGCGCGGCGAGGGCGCGTACCTCGTGGACGACGAGGGCACCCGCTTCATGGTCGGGCAGCACGAGCTGGCGGAGCTGGCGCCGCGCGACATCGTCGCCAAGGGCATCATGCGCCGGATGATGGAGCGCGGCGCCGACCACGTGTTCCTGGACGCCCGGCACTTCGGCGCGGCCATGTGGGAGCAGCGCTTCCCCACCATCCTCGCCGCGTGCCGCGCGCACGGCATCGACCCGGTGACCGAGCCCATCCCGGTCGCGCCCGCCGCCCACCACGCCAGCGGCGGCGTGCGGACCGACCTGCGCGGCCGTACGACGGTCGCGGGCCTGTACGCGTGTGGAGAGGTCGCCTGCACGGGCGTCCACGGCGCCAACCGGCTGGCCTCCAACTCGCTCCTCGAAGGTCTGGTCTTCGCCGAGCGGATGGCCGCCGACATCGCCACGCAGCTCGCCGCGCCCGCCGCCGCGCCCCAGGCCGCCCCGGGCCAGCCGGCCCGCAGCCAGACCGCCCCCAGCCAGGCCCCGCCCGAGCCGGCCCCGGCCAGCGCGCGCGCCGGCGCGCCTGAGCCCGCTCCCGCCCGCGCCGACGCGCCGGCGGCCACCCCGCTCCTCGCGCCGGAGGCCCGCTTCACGGTGCAGCGCGTCATGACGGCGGGCGCCGGAGTGCTGCGCTCGGCCGAGACCCTGAGCCGGGCCGCCGAGCAGCTCGACCGACTGCACGAGGACGCCGCGCGGGCCCTGGAGGTCGACGGCAAGACCGCGGAGCCGGGCGTCGAGTCGTGGGAGGCGACCAACCTGTTGCTGGTCGCCCGGGCGCTGGTGGCCGCCGCGCTGCGGCGCGCCGAGACCCGGGGCTGCCACTGGCGCGAGGACCGCCCGGACCGGGACGACGCCGCCTGGGCCCGGCACCTGATGGTCACCCTGCGCCCGGACCGTACCCTCGCGGTCCACGCCACGGCCGGCACGGCGTTCCCGCCCGTCCACCACGGCCCCGAGACCGGCCCCGGCACCGAAACCGGCCCCGGCCCCGGCCTTGAAACCAGCCCCGGCCCCGACCGCGCGGCCGTCCCGGACCCGCCCGCGGCCGCGAGCGCGCCCGGCCCGTCCCCCAGCCCCGCCGACGACGTCAGCACCAACGAGCCCACCCAGGAGTCGTGA